Proteins encoded within one genomic window of Halocatena marina:
- a CDS encoding fumarylacetoacetate hydrolase family protein — translation MRTIRFRDAMGLERVGQWETQDGHIVVGGQTYDPVEIDILPPATPSKVICQAGGYMDHRKESGFEDRPERPELFMKGPNCVVGHGDAIELPPGKEIVEFEAEFGIVISRQCRAIDESVALEYVEGFTCVNDISNRDDQHEERNWVRGKAFDGSLPMGPVVASPDEVPEDATLRLRQNGTVKQETTREMMIFSVEELISDISQLITLEPGDVIATGTPYGPDTLSAGDVVEVEFEGVGTLRNHVTAP, via the coding sequence ATGCGAACCATTCGATTCAGGGACGCAATGGGTCTCGAACGAGTCGGCCAGTGGGAGACGCAGGATGGACACATCGTAGTGGGGGGACAGACGTACGATCCAGTGGAGATTGATATTCTCCCACCAGCAACACCGTCCAAGGTGATCTGCCAAGCGGGAGGCTATATGGACCACCGGAAAGAGTCAGGATTCGAGGATCGCCCAGAGCGACCAGAACTATTCATGAAAGGTCCGAACTGCGTTGTCGGCCACGGAGACGCAATCGAACTCCCGCCGGGAAAGGAGATTGTCGAGTTCGAGGCGGAGTTCGGAATCGTGATCAGTCGCCAGTGCCGTGCGATCGATGAGTCAGTGGCTCTCGAGTACGTTGAAGGATTCACATGCGTGAACGACATCTCAAACCGTGACGACCAACACGAAGAGCGCAATTGGGTGCGTGGGAAAGCGTTCGACGGATCACTGCCAATGGGTCCTGTCGTCGCATCGCCGGATGAAGTTCCCGAGGACGCCACGCTCCGACTGCGACAGAACGGCACAGTGAAACAGGAGACAACGCGGGAGATGATGATTTTCTCCGTCGAGGAACTCATCTCGGATATCTCACAGCTCATCACGCTCGAACCAGGCGATGTGATTGCGACCGGAACTCCGTACGGGCCGGACACACTCTCTGCGGGTGATGTCGTTGAAGTCGAGTTCGAAGGTGTCGGAACGCTTCGCAACCACGTCACGGCTCCGTAG
- a CDS encoding ABC transporter ATP-binding protein codes for MTASESFTETKQREQDSILEVRNTSVSFDMERGKSKVLDNATIDIRRDEIIGIVGESGSGKSMFASALLDAVVAPGVLTGDITYYPRPGTAVDILDFDRAELQQHRWEEISMVFQGAMSSFNPTMRIRGHFEETLTAHSVDLKTGIERAHQLLSDLYMTPERVLDSYPHELSGGMKQRALIALSLVLEPKVLVMDEPTAALDLLMQRSILRLLTDIQEKYDITLIFITHDLPLVADLADRLAVMYAFRFVEVGSTEEILQSAAHPYARSLLNATPNLNAPIEKMQSIDGSSPDPVKVPPGCSYHPRCPLADETCQENDPAYHTITADHQAKCFHWEQSAEVIPFTLDQQEESDQ; via the coding sequence ATGACTGCTAGTGAATCATTCACAGAAACGAAACAGAGAGAACAGGACTCCATATTAGAAGTTCGCAACACCAGCGTTTCCTTCGATATGGAACGTGGGAAATCGAAGGTGTTGGACAATGCGACGATCGACATTCGACGCGATGAAATCATCGGCATCGTCGGTGAAAGTGGCTCTGGCAAGTCGATGTTCGCATCCGCACTGCTTGATGCGGTGGTCGCTCCCGGGGTGCTTACCGGGGATATCACGTACTACCCTCGACCCGGAACAGCCGTCGATATTCTCGATTTCGATCGAGCAGAGCTGCAACAACACCGGTGGGAAGAGATTTCGATGGTGTTCCAAGGCGCGATGAGTTCGTTCAATCCGACAATGCGGATCCGCGGACACTTCGAGGAAACCCTCACTGCCCACAGCGTCGATCTGAAGACGGGAATCGAACGAGCCCACCAGCTTCTCTCCGATCTGTACATGACTCCCGAACGTGTTCTCGACTCGTACCCTCACGAACTGTCTGGGGGTATGAAACAGCGGGCACTCATCGCGTTGAGTCTGGTGCTCGAACCGAAGGTGCTCGTGATGGACGAGCCGACTGCTGCGCTCGATCTACTTATGCAGCGATCGATCCTCCGGTTGCTCACAGATATTCAGGAGAAGTACGACATCACGCTCATCTTTATTACACATGATCTTCCGCTCGTCGCGGACCTCGCAGATCGTCTTGCTGTGATGTACGCGTTCCGGTTCGTCGAAGTCGGCTCAACGGAGGAGATTCTCCAGAGCGCGGCGCATCCGTACGCCCGATCGCTGCTCAACGCGACACCGAATTTGAACGCTCCCATCGAGAAGATGCAGTCGATCGACGGGTCGAGTCCCGACCCAGTGAAGGTCCCGCCGGGCTGTTCGTATCATCCACGGTGTCCACTTGCCGATGAAACGTGCCAAGAGAATGACCCCGCCTACCACACGATTACAGCCGATCATCAGGCAAAGTGTTTCCACTGGGAGCAATCAGCCGAAGTGATTCCGTTTACGCTCGACCAGCAGGAGGAGAGTGACCAATGA
- a CDS encoding ABC transporter permease — translation MSTEQPQSPFETISETELSREDRYRQLFNGYVGTPFRIIWTDWRARLGLAIISSFLLMGTVGVSLFDPPRASEGPLLLGAFQSWAFPLGTDSLGRGILGQIVYATPAMLKMITAGALFATTMATGWGLFAGYKGGTIDRLMMSFVDVLMTIPGLPLVVVLAAILEPRNPYLVGIILTINGWAGFARQLRAEVLKLRQNSYVEASRTMGISTFSIITKDILPNVMPLIVVSFVTRARNVIIASVGLYFLGILPSSTLNWGLMLNSAYTSGGIYSPEQAHWLYAPMITIVLLSLGLLLFAQGCDRIFNPRIRARHAKKSENESSDDASFHGETM, via the coding sequence GTGTCCACCGAACAACCCCAATCACCGTTCGAAACGATCTCAGAGACGGAACTCTCTCGAGAGGATCGATACAGACAGCTGTTTAATGGGTACGTCGGCACACCGTTCCGGATCATCTGGACTGATTGGCGCGCCCGATTAGGGCTGGCCATTATTTCGAGTTTCCTCCTCATGGGGACCGTTGGTGTATCTTTGTTCGATCCACCACGCGCCTCAGAAGGACCGTTATTGCTCGGTGCCTTTCAGAGCTGGGCGTTTCCGTTGGGGACAGACAGTTTGGGACGGGGCATTCTCGGACAGATCGTCTACGCGACGCCCGCTATGCTGAAGATGATCACGGCTGGTGCGCTGTTTGCGACCACCATGGCAACCGGATGGGGGCTGTTTGCTGGATACAAGGGTGGCACTATCGACCGGCTCATGATGTCGTTCGTTGACGTTCTGATGACGATCCCCGGGCTCCCGCTGGTCGTCGTCCTCGCGGCGATCTTAGAGCCCCGCAATCCATACTTGGTCGGGATTATTCTGACGATCAACGGCTGGGCAGGTTTCGCTCGACAACTCCGTGCAGAGGTTCTCAAACTCCGCCAGAACTCCTACGTCGAGGCATCTCGAACGATGGGAATCTCGACGTTCAGCATTATCACGAAAGATATCCTCCCGAACGTTATGCCGTTGATCGTCGTGAGCTTCGTAACACGCGCACGCAACGTCATTATTGCTTCAGTGGGGCTGTACTTCCTCGGTATCCTGCCGTCTTCGACACTCAACTGGGGACTCATGCTGAACAGCGCGTATACCAGTGGTGGAATCTACTCCCCAGAACAAGCACATTGGCTCTACGCGCCAATGATCACAATCGTTCTGCTCTCGCTCGGTCTGTTGCTGTTCGCGCAGGGGTGTGATCGCATCTTTAACCCGCGAATCAGGGCCCGGCACGCGAAGAAATCAGAAAATGAATCGTCCGACGACGCTTCGTTCCACGGAGAAACGATGTAA
- a CDS encoding amidohydrolase family protein, translated as MIDSHFHIWTQDNSTEVKRAERAAQLRREAEALGIEKICLIGEHGETIEECRAANRIVAKYVEEHPDLFHGWAVVNPRLGEAAVTEFRRAIEADGLIGLKHHSQWSKMPCSDPKMHPLAEAAVEMNAPLLAHVTHRREPALNERPHESQTEDALKLAQQFPDLTFISAHIGAGGDWERRIKNIQHQDNIYLDTSGTNCEAGQLEMAREYLGTDRLVFGTDTWLLPGVGKLEGADLLPQEKAEIAYRIETLIPETVPTKLDETTLEARIESARRRFLTAKEPCAETVVDVNAFVGNYPFSPLDASTTDLIALMDEKGVDKAIVTSIDSVMYRNCHSGNIELAEKIRGHEDRLIPFATINPTYPAWEQDLNQCLDELGMKGVKLLPAYHDYDLNDPGIVALLNHCADRDVPVTFVATLEDQRKRHPLINLREHDGIRRDFWADKQVDDLIDVLTTCPETDVIIADAWEHAFRIKEEVCTVQQSGVRLNNTVRSGETLFVLGDLFMFFTYQGSRIVEQIGVDHLVTGPQLPFKTFESYDNYANHLPVTDEERQQIRSGNILTLLR; from the coding sequence ATGATTGACAGTCACTTCCATATTTGGACACAGGATAACTCGACCGAGGTGAAGCGAGCCGAGCGAGCAGCACAGCTACGGCGTGAAGCCGAGGCACTTGGAATCGAGAAGATCTGTTTGATCGGCGAGCACGGCGAAACGATCGAGGAATGTCGGGCGGCAAATAGAATCGTCGCAAAGTACGTCGAGGAGCATCCCGACCTATTCCACGGATGGGCAGTTGTCAACCCACGGCTCGGTGAAGCGGCAGTCACTGAGTTCCGTCGAGCGATCGAAGCGGACGGTCTCATCGGACTTAAACACCACTCACAGTGGTCGAAGATGCCGTGTTCTGACCCGAAAATGCATCCACTCGCGGAGGCAGCCGTAGAGATGAACGCTCCACTGCTTGCCCACGTGACACACCGTCGTGAGCCGGCCCTCAACGAGAGACCCCACGAATCTCAAACGGAAGACGCTCTAAAACTCGCCCAGCAGTTTCCGGACCTGACGTTCATTTCGGCGCATATCGGGGCTGGCGGTGACTGGGAGCGCCGCATCAAGAACATTCAACACCAAGACAACATCTACCTCGACACGAGCGGGACCAACTGCGAAGCCGGCCAACTGGAGATGGCACGAGAGTACCTCGGGACCGACCGATTGGTGTTCGGGACCGACACGTGGCTGCTTCCGGGCGTCGGAAAGCTCGAAGGAGCAGATCTACTTCCGCAAGAAAAAGCGGAGATAGCCTACCGGATTGAGACGCTCATTCCAGAGACAGTTCCGACGAAACTCGACGAGACAACGCTCGAAGCGCGTATCGAGAGCGCTCGTCGTCGTTTTCTGACCGCCAAGGAACCATGTGCAGAGACGGTTGTAGACGTGAACGCGTTCGTCGGAAATTACCCGTTCTCTCCACTCGATGCGTCCACAACGGACCTGATCGCACTGATGGATGAGAAAGGCGTCGACAAAGCAATCGTCACCTCGATCGACAGCGTTATGTATAGGAATTGTCACTCGGGAAATATTGAACTCGCCGAGAAGATCCGTGGCCACGAAGATCGACTCATCCCCTTTGCGACGATCAATCCGACCTATCCGGCGTGGGAACAGGATCTGAACCAGTGTCTCGACGAGTTGGGAATGAAGGGCGTCAAACTCCTTCCGGCGTACCACGACTACGATCTGAACGATCCGGGGATCGTGGCGTTGCTGAATCACTGTGCTGATCGAGACGTGCCCGTCACGTTCGTCGCTACGCTCGAAGATCAGCGCAAGCGACATCCCCTGATCAATCTGCGCGAACACGATGGGATCCGGAGAGATTTCTGGGCGGACAAACAGGTCGACGATCTGATCGACGTGCTCACAACCTGTCCTGAAACGGATGTCATCATCGCTGACGCGTGGGAGCACGCTTTCCGGATCAAAGAAGAGGTGTGTACTGTCCAGCAGTCAGGTGTTCGTCTGAACAATACGGTACGGAGCGGTGAGACGTTGTTCGTTCTCGGCGATCTATTCATGTTTTTCACATACCAAGGCAGCAGAATTGTTGAGCAGATCGGCGTCGATCACCTCGTCACCGGCCCCCAGTTGCCGTTCAAGACGTTCGAATCCTACGACAACTACGCGAACCACCTGCCAGTCACTGACGAAGAGCGCCAGCAAATCCGGAGCGGGAATATCCTCACACTTCTCCGGTGA
- a CDS encoding ABC transporter ATP-binding protein, with product MSPDSKTPVVSLENAEVYFEDSSSIFNLFSEPDTVHAVDGVSLDIHENEVIALVGESGCGKTTLGKTAIGIQRPTGGSVRYRGQDIWDAKDGTGQVDIPYKTIRRSLQIIHQDPGSSLNPNRKVIKSLSEPLKKWQTDLTREDRRARLLGMLERVEMTPPEDYAERYPHQLSGGEKQRVALIRALVMNPDLVLADEAISALDVSLRIEMMNLMHELQDMVNTSFLFISHDLSNARYVTEKVGGRIGIMYLGELVEIGPAEQIITDPRHPYTKALRWATPDLRPGDPDRRPDVEELPIKTIDIPDPVNPPTGCRFHTRCPEAREACKQEQSPPELIQIDHASEHEAACFREYDNHQYWNSPDDESNENSRQRHTADD from the coding sequence ATGAGCCCCGACAGCAAAACACCAGTCGTATCGCTCGAAAATGCTGAGGTGTATTTCGAGGACAGTTCGAGTATCTTCAATCTGTTCTCTGAACCAGACACTGTCCACGCAGTCGACGGTGTCAGTCTCGATATCCACGAGAACGAGGTCATTGCGCTCGTGGGCGAGAGTGGTTGCGGTAAGACGACGCTTGGGAAGACTGCAATCGGCATCCAACGACCAACCGGTGGGAGCGTCAGATACCGCGGACAAGATATCTGGGACGCAAAGGACGGCACAGGACAAGTCGACATCCCATACAAAACGATTCGACGGTCACTACAGATCATTCACCAAGATCCTGGAAGCTCGCTCAATCCGAATCGAAAGGTGATCAAGAGTCTGTCAGAGCCACTCAAAAAGTGGCAGACTGATCTGACGAGAGAGGACCGAAGGGCACGGCTTCTGGGGATGCTGGAGCGGGTGGAGATGACGCCGCCAGAGGACTACGCGGAACGGTACCCTCACCAGCTGTCTGGTGGAGAAAAACAGCGTGTCGCGCTGATCCGCGCGCTGGTGATGAATCCCGACCTCGTTCTGGCAGACGAGGCGATTAGCGCGTTGGACGTCTCACTTCGCATCGAGATGATGAATCTGATGCACGAACTCCAAGACATGGTCAATACGTCGTTTCTGTTTATCTCCCATGACCTCTCGAACGCCCGGTATGTCACCGAGAAGGTGGGCGGTCGGATCGGCATCATGTACTTGGGTGAACTGGTCGAGATCGGTCCCGCTGAACAGATCATTACTGATCCTCGTCACCCCTACACCAAGGCACTCCGGTGGGCGACACCTGATCTTCGTCCCGGTGATCCCGACCGGCGTCCTGACGTAGAGGAGTTGCCAATCAAGACAATCGACATTCCGGATCCAGTGAATCCGCCCACTGGCTGTCGGTTCCACACGCGCTGTCCGGAAGCGCGCGAGGCGTGTAAACAGGAACAATCCCCACCAGAACTGATACAAATCGATCATGCTTCTGAACACGAGGCAGCTTGCTTTCGAGAGTACGACAACCATCAGTACTGGAACAGCCCAGACGATGAATCCAACGAGAACAGCAGACAGAGACACACTGCAGATGACTGA
- a CDS encoding ABC transporter permease, translating to MTSADYFIKRTIQGVFTFFAVMSITFAMIRLMPGGPMDFLRAQMSQQVGGQMTQAEMDRKLELFTNMHPDRPLHEQYFGYIEHVLSGDLGRSIWYNEPVAEILGAAMPWTIFISIVSLVVIYAAGVSLGAIMAYIEGSKFDISSSMLSIVITSVPFYIVAIVLVWFLGYQWGLFPISGQFGENVRPGYNTAFIQSILYYGALPIISLVLAGFGRIALSMRGNSIQTLGADYLRVARLRGLSQRRIALRYVARNAFLPMYTGMMISIGTLFGSSIILEQIFSYPGVGYYMFRAVSSRDYPLMMGTFLFITLGVIVGVYIADLTYGYVDPRAGGGGEREAF from the coding sequence ATGACATCAGCTGATTACTTCATAAAACGAACCATTCAGGGAGTGTTCACCTTTTTCGCCGTTATGAGCATCACCTTCGCTATGATACGCCTGATGCCGGGTGGGCCGATGGATTTCCTCCGGGCGCAGATGTCACAGCAGGTCGGTGGACAGATGACGCAGGCGGAAATGGACCGAAAGCTCGAACTCTTTACGAACATGCATCCGGACCGCCCGCTCCACGAACAGTATTTCGGATACATCGAACACGTCCTCAGCGGTGATCTCGGCCGGTCGATCTGGTACAACGAACCGGTCGCGGAAATCTTGGGTGCAGCGATGCCGTGGACGATATTCATCTCGATCGTCTCGTTGGTGGTGATCTATGCCGCCGGTGTTTCCCTTGGGGCCATCATGGCGTACATCGAAGGCTCCAAATTCGATATCTCGTCGTCGATGTTGTCGATCGTGATTACGTCTGTTCCCTTCTACATCGTGGCCATCGTCTTAGTCTGGTTTTTAGGGTACCAGTGGGGTCTCTTTCCGATTAGCGGACAGTTCGGAGAAAATGTTCGTCCGGGATATAACACGGCTTTCATCCAAAGCATTCTCTACTATGGGGCGCTACCGATTATCTCACTCGTGCTTGCCGGCTTTGGCCGAATCGCGCTGTCGATGCGTGGTAACAGTATCCAGACCCTCGGCGCGGATTACCTCCGCGTGGCTCGCCTCCGTGGACTCTCACAGCGACGAATCGCGCTTCGATACGTGGCGCGCAACGCGTTCTTGCCGATGTACACCGGGATGATGATCTCAATCGGGACGCTGTTTGGCAGTTCGATCATCTTAGAGCAGATCTTCAGTTATCCTGGCGTGGGATACTACATGTTCCGTGCGGTCAGTTCCCGCGATTACCCCCTAATGATGGGGACGTTTCTCTTTATCACGTTGGGCGTGATCGTGGGCGTCTACATCGCGGATCTAACGTACGGATACGTCGATCCGCGTGCTGGTGGAGGTGGTGAGCGTGAAGCGTTCTAA
- a CDS encoding Gfo/Idh/MocA family protein translates to MTMNIGYVGLNHHHRDPYLDSIDRLPLTVTAVADREHTPSSLGIDRLAALPHYSDPIELFDDAEIDVVWLTLSNRSTPTIIEQALDRGIHVFTEKPAARTANDLQPIVEAARDTDSVVGVSYAWRTNPVSEQLQQLRREGFFGTVRGFDLRFVASQLAARDTDHYLFNRDASRGGILQWLGIHWLDLLPWILDDPIARVCANAAGSDTPGVDIEDRATLQLETCSGAVGTLTCGYFLRAGRYDTNIGIYGDDGHSRWDPMGETFGFDGETTLELDSSGAEWQGAAHRRITHEYQPTPGYGGRWGLSFMEQFLDACRGDGAPPADLDDALTVLRILDAAYESVDTGEWVDVIDA, encoded by the coding sequence ATGACGATGAACATTGGTTACGTCGGTCTCAATCACCACCACCGCGATCCGTATCTCGACAGCATCGATCGACTCCCGCTCACCGTGACGGCGGTCGCAGACCGCGAGCACACTCCTTCGTCGCTCGGAATCGATCGTTTGGCGGCTCTTCCACACTATTCCGATCCCATCGAACTGTTCGATGATGCGGAGATCGACGTGGTTTGGCTCACCCTGTCTAACCGTTCGACGCCCACGATCATCGAGCAGGCGCTCGATCGTGGAATCCACGTTTTTACCGAGAAGCCAGCAGCGAGGACGGCAAACGATCTCCAACCAATCGTCGAAGCCGCTCGTGACACCGATTCGGTCGTTGGGGTCTCGTATGCTTGGCGCACGAACCCCGTCTCCGAGCAACTCCAACAGCTACGACGTGAGGGATTTTTCGGGACTGTTCGTGGATTCGACCTCCGGTTTGTTGCCTCTCAGTTGGCAGCCCGCGACACTGATCACTATTTGTTCAATCGAGACGCCAGCCGTGGCGGGATTCTCCAGTGGCTCGGGATCCACTGGCTCGATCTGTTGCCGTGGATCCTCGATGATCCGATTGCTCGGGTTTGTGCGAACGCCGCGGGCAGTGACACCCCGGGAGTCGATATCGAAGATCGGGCCACCCTTCAGTTAGAGACGTGCTCAGGGGCTGTTGGGACGTTGACCTGTGGCTACTTCCTCCGCGCTGGGCGCTACGACACTAACATCGGAATCTACGGCGATGACGGGCACAGCAGATGGGACCCAATGGGTGAAACGTTCGGATTCGATGGTGAGACGACACTCGAACTCGACTCCTCAGGGGCAGAGTGGCAGGGAGCGGCTCACCGGCGCATTACGCATGAGTACCAGCCCACACCTGGATATGGGGGCCGATGGGGACTCTCCTTCATGGAACAGTTCCTCGACGCCTGCCGGGGGGACGGTGCTCCGCCCGCTGATCTCGATGATGCACTGACCGTCCTCCGCATCCTCGATGCGGCGTACGAGTCAGTCGATACCGGTGAGTGGGTTGACGTCATCGATGCGTAG
- a CDS encoding ABC transporter substrate-binding protein — MDERGKDSSQKYSYRDPPVSRRELLALTSGGMAIALAGCTGAANRGESGESGASTGEAFTGALTGHQSTSTDIQFNPYNITLETSTRSQTALFPYLAVQSLSTTEWIPVAAKDWSIDGTSLTVQLLDGFTWHNGDPVTIDDLERTLKLSAHMNSYMSDYVESADDITASNDTTVTVNLSSMFNSSGLYSNVFGNIRIDVPEAVFGSYMEEFSDATTEKERDRIRKEVGEFNWREPEPHASGPFELDSITTQALHCTQYDDYPIAEVQKNINRKTGYDLSTYGTDPNYSEMEYQLSQTRNKVTQLAISDTLDGGDGLDIDSKEELQQKFPQYAEYRQIPTGYGTSIMFNMIDGAHADAWRDQRVRKAFAHIIDLEGVAQQFYGDFTDTRRRFSGLTPVLEQKLFDEAFRNSLTTYDHNPEKAAALLRDAGYTKDKWWIKPNGEPLKATFQGPTSVEYYLRGWQVAASNLRKFGIKSQVVSIEGTTFFSKTLGNLEWDLTRSYYGSIDEPSAYDLSWIRYDGPEEHEYSWFLEQPHDEAVVTVPPIGKPDSNKTITINITDTYNELTKTIDPDMLSTLSKRLSWAFNQTVPKIPIGQVNYSWYMTSDSWNYPAKDHSLGNLYPFTWSLPQIGALQRKSA; from the coding sequence ATGGATGAGCGTGGGAAAGACAGTAGTCAGAAGTACAGCTATCGAGATCCACCTGTTTCTCGGCGGGAATTGCTTGCGCTAACGAGTGGAGGAATGGCCATAGCGCTCGCCGGGTGTACCGGCGCTGCCAACCGCGGAGAGAGTGGAGAGAGTGGCGCATCGACAGGAGAGGCATTTACTGGTGCGCTGACGGGTCATCAGTCGACGAGTACGGACATACAGTTCAACCCGTACAATATCACGCTCGAGACGAGCACTCGGTCACAGACAGCGCTCTTTCCGTATCTTGCGGTGCAGTCGCTATCGACGACCGAATGGATTCCTGTCGCCGCAAAAGACTGGTCGATCGATGGAACATCACTCACGGTTCAGCTTCTCGATGGCTTCACCTGGCACAACGGTGACCCGGTCACTATCGACGATCTTGAGCGGACACTGAAACTCAGTGCGCACATGAACTCGTATATGTCGGATTACGTAGAGTCGGCAGACGACATCACGGCGTCCAATGATACGACGGTAACGGTCAATCTTTCGAGTATGTTCAATTCCAGTGGACTGTATTCGAACGTATTCGGAAATATTCGGATCGATGTTCCAGAAGCTGTTTTCGGGTCGTATATGGAGGAATTTTCTGATGCAACCACGGAGAAAGAGCGCGACCGAATACGAAAAGAGGTCGGAGAGTTCAACTGGCGAGAGCCAGAACCCCACGCCTCCGGTCCGTTCGAGCTCGACTCCATCACGACACAAGCACTCCACTGTACCCAGTATGACGACTATCCGATTGCTGAGGTACAAAAAAACATCAATCGAAAGACAGGGTACGATCTCTCGACATATGGGACCGATCCAAACTACTCCGAGATGGAGTATCAACTCTCACAGACACGAAACAAAGTAACACAACTGGCGATTAGCGATACTCTTGATGGGGGCGATGGACTCGATATCGACAGCAAGGAGGAACTACAACAGAAGTTCCCACAGTATGCGGAGTATCGTCAAATTCCAACCGGGTATGGGACAAGTATCATGTTCAACATGATCGATGGTGCCCACGCAGACGCATGGCGTGACCAACGAGTCAGAAAGGCGTTCGCACACATCATCGATCTCGAAGGGGTCGCCCAGCAGTTCTACGGTGACTTCACAGATACCCGACGTCGATTCTCTGGACTCACGCCCGTCCTCGAACAGAAACTGTTTGATGAGGCGTTTCGCAACTCGCTCACCACGTACGATCACAATCCCGAGAAAGCCGCGGCTTTGCTCAGAGACGCTGGCTATACGAAGGACAAGTGGTGGATCAAGCCCAACGGTGAACCGTTGAAAGCAACCTTCCAGGGACCAACCTCCGTAGAGTACTATCTTCGGGGGTGGCAGGTGGCCGCCTCAAACCTCAGAAAGTTCGGTATCAAATCTCAGGTCGTTTCTATCGAGGGAACGACGTTCTTCTCGAAAACCCTTGGAAATCTCGAATGGGACCTCACGCGGTCTTACTACGGTTCGATCGACGAGCCATCAGCCTATGATCTGTCTTGGATCCGGTACGATGGACCTGAAGAGCACGAATACTCATGGTTCTTAGAGCAACCTCACGACGAGGCTGTCGTGACTGTTCCTCCGATCGGAAAGCCAGACAGCAACAAGACGATCACGATAAACATTACAGACACCTACAACGAGCTCACGAAAACGATCGATCCGGATATGCTCTCAACACTATCGAAGCGGCTTTCGTGGGCGTTCAACCAGACAGTCCCAAAAATCCCAATCGGTCAAGTCAACTACTCGTGGTATATGACCAGCGATAGCTGGAACTACCCAGCAAAGGATCACAGTCTCGGTAATCTATATCCATTCACGTGGAGTCTGCCACAGATCGGTGCACTACAGCGTAAATCGGCGTGA